A genomic window from Lutra lutra chromosome 17, mLutLut1.2, whole genome shotgun sequence includes:
- the PRRG2 gene encoding transmembrane gamma-carboxyglutamic acid protein 2 isoform X2, with the protein MRGYPSLLLLYLGLTTCSDTSPGGEQDQGVFQDSPKAQSFLGSHRRIPRANHWDLELLTPGNLERECYEERCSWEEARECFEDNTLTERFWESYIYNGKRGRGRVDVAGLVVGLTSGILLIVLASLGAFWYLHCRPGRGQQSCPQEAELINPLSPLGDLGPPTPLPPPPPPGLPTYEQALEASGVHDAPPPPYTSLRRPR; encoded by the exons ATGAGGGGCTACCCCTCTCTGCTACTGCTGTACCTGGGACTGACCACCTGCTCGGACACCTCACCTGGTGGGGAGCAAGACCAAG GAGTCTTCCAGGACTCCCCAAAGGCCCAGAGCTTTCTAGGAAGCCATAGACGGATTCCACGAGCCAATCACTGGGACCTGGAGCTGCTCACTCCAGGGAACCTGGAACGGGAGTGTTATGAGGAGCGATGTTCCTGGGAGGAGGCGAGGGAGTGTTTTGAGGACAATACTCTGACA GAGCGCTTTTGGGAGAGCTACATCTACAATGGCAAACGAG GGCGTGGACGAGTGGACGTAGCAGGCCTGGTGGTCGGGCTGACGTCTGGGATCCTGCTCATTGTCCTGGCCAGCTTGGGAGCCTTTTGGTATCTGCATTGCCGACCAGGCAGAGGCCAGCAGTCCTGTCCCCAAGA AGCTGAGCTCATTAATCCCCTGAGTCCCCTGGGCGACCTCGGCCCGCCGACgcccctgcctccacccccacccccaggcctccccacctACGAGCAGGCGCTGGAGGCCTCTGGGGTGCATGATGCACCTCCGCCCCCCTACACCAG CCTCAGGAGGCCTCGGTGA
- the NOSIP gene encoding nitric oxide synthase-interacting protein isoform X3 produces MTSVPCRRGRDKQGQQSHTVDHSIIKAYEKQRGARREEQKELQRAAAQDQVRGFLEKEAAIVSRPLNPFTPKAASGNSPDDARPGSSAGPTSKDKDKDKALPSFWIPSLTPEAKATKLEKPSRIVTCPMSGKPLRMSDLTPVRFTPLDSSVDRVGLITRSERYVCAVTRDSLSNATPCAVLRPSGAVVTLECVEKLIRKDMVDPVNGEKLTDRDIIVLQRGGTGFAGSGVKLQAEKSRPVMQA; encoded by the exons ATGACCTCTGTGCCCtgcaggaggggaagggacaagCAAGGGCAGCAGAGCCACACCGTAGATCACAGCATAATAAAG GCCTACGAGAAGCAGCGGGGGGCCCGgcgggaggagcagaaagagctgcagcGGGCTGCGGCCCAGGACCAGGTGcggggcttcctggagaaggaggcAGCCATCGTGAGCCGGCCCCTCAACCCCTTCACGCCCAAGGCAGCCTCTGGGAACAGCCCAG ATGATGCCCGACCTGGGTCCAGTGCAGGCCCCACAAGCAAGGACAAGGACAAGGACAAAGCACTGCCCAGCTTCTGGATCCCGTCGCTGACCCCCGAGGCCAAGGCCACCAAGCTGGAGAAGCCT TCGCGCATCGTGACGTGCCCTATGTCCGGGAAGCCACTGCGCATGTCGGACCTGACCCCTGTGCGCTTCACGCCGCTCGACAGCTCCGTGGACCGCGTGGGGCTCATCACACGCAGTGAGCGCTACGTGTGCGCTGTGACCCGCGACAGCCTGAGCAACGCCACGCCTTGCGCCGTGCTGCGGCCCTC TGGGGCTGTGGTCACCCTGGAGTGCGTGGAGAAGCTGATTCGGAAAGACATGGTAGACCCCGTGAATGGGGAGAAGCTGACAGACCGCGACATCATCGTGCTGCAACGG ggcGGTACAGGCTTCGCGGGCTCCGGAGTGAAGCTGCAGGCTGAGAAGTCGAGGCCGGTGATGCAGGCCTGA
- the NOSIP gene encoding nitric oxide synthase-interacting protein isoform X1, with translation MMTRHGKNCTAGAVYTYHEKKKDTAASGYGTQNIRLSRDAVKDFDCCCLSLQPCHDPVVTPDGYLYEREAILEYILHQKKEIARQMKAYEKQRGARREEQKELQRAAAQDQVRGFLEKEAAIVSRPLNPFTPKAASGNSPDDARPGSSAGPTSKDKDKDKALPSFWIPSLTPEAKATKLEKPSRIVTCPMSGKPLRMSDLTPVRFTPLDSSVDRVGLITRSERYVCAVTRDSLSNATPCAVLRPSGAVVTLECVEKLIRKDMVDPVNGEKLTDRDIIVLQRGGTGFAGSGVKLQAEKSRPVMQA, from the exons AT GATGACGCGGCATGGCAAAAACTGCACAGCCGGAGCCGTCTACACCTACCATGAGAAGAAGAAGGACACAG cGGCCTCGGGCTACGGGACCCAGAATATTCGACTGAGCCGGGATGCTGTCAAGGACTTTGACTGCTGCTGCCTCTCTCTGCAGCCCTGTCATGACCCTGTCGTCAC CCCGGATGGCTACCTGTATGAGCGGGAGGCAATCCTGGAGTACATTTTGCACCAGAAGAAGGAGATCGCCAGGCAGATGAAG GCCTACGAGAAGCAGCGGGGGGCCCGgcgggaggagcagaaagagctgcagcGGGCTGCGGCCCAGGACCAGGTGcggggcttcctggagaaggaggcAGCCATCGTGAGCCGGCCCCTCAACCCCTTCACGCCCAAGGCAGCCTCTGGGAACAGCCCAG ATGATGCCCGACCTGGGTCCAGTGCAGGCCCCACAAGCAAGGACAAGGACAAGGACAAAGCACTGCCCAGCTTCTGGATCCCGTCGCTGACCCCCGAGGCCAAGGCCACCAAGCTGGAGAAGCCT TCGCGCATCGTGACGTGCCCTATGTCCGGGAAGCCACTGCGCATGTCGGACCTGACCCCTGTGCGCTTCACGCCGCTCGACAGCTCCGTGGACCGCGTGGGGCTCATCACACGCAGTGAGCGCTACGTGTGCGCTGTGACCCGCGACAGCCTGAGCAACGCCACGCCTTGCGCCGTGCTGCGGCCCTC TGGGGCTGTGGTCACCCTGGAGTGCGTGGAGAAGCTGATTCGGAAAGACATGGTAGACCCCGTGAATGGGGAGAAGCTGACAGACCGCGACATCATCGTGCTGCAACGG ggcGGTACAGGCTTCGCGGGCTCCGGAGTGAAGCTGCAGGCTGAGAAGTCGAGGCCGGTGATGCAGGCCTGA
- the PRRG2 gene encoding transmembrane gamma-carboxyglutamic acid protein 2 isoform X1 codes for MRGYPSLLLLYLGLTTCSDTSPGGEQDQGPGVFQDSPKAQSFLGSHRRIPRANHWDLELLTPGNLERECYEERCSWEEARECFEDNTLTERFWESYIYNGKRGRGRVDVAGLVVGLTSGILLIVLASLGAFWYLHCRPGRGQQSCPQEAELINPLSPLGDLGPPTPLPPPPPPGLPTYEQALEASGVHDAPPPPYTSLRRPR; via the exons ATGAGGGGCTACCCCTCTCTGCTACTGCTGTACCTGGGACTGACCACCTGCTCGGACACCTCACCTGGTGGGGAGCAAGACCAAG GTCCAGGAGTCTTCCAGGACTCCCCAAAGGCCCAGAGCTTTCTAGGAAGCCATAGACGGATTCCACGAGCCAATCACTGGGACCTGGAGCTGCTCACTCCAGGGAACCTGGAACGGGAGTGTTATGAGGAGCGATGTTCCTGGGAGGAGGCGAGGGAGTGTTTTGAGGACAATACTCTGACA GAGCGCTTTTGGGAGAGCTACATCTACAATGGCAAACGAG GGCGTGGACGAGTGGACGTAGCAGGCCTGGTGGTCGGGCTGACGTCTGGGATCCTGCTCATTGTCCTGGCCAGCTTGGGAGCCTTTTGGTATCTGCATTGCCGACCAGGCAGAGGCCAGCAGTCCTGTCCCCAAGA AGCTGAGCTCATTAATCCCCTGAGTCCCCTGGGCGACCTCGGCCCGCCGACgcccctgcctccacccccacccccaggcctccccacctACGAGCAGGCGCTGGAGGCCTCTGGGGTGCATGATGCACCTCCGCCCCCCTACACCAG CCTCAGGAGGCCTCGGTGA
- the NOSIP gene encoding nitric oxide synthase-interacting protein isoform X2, which produces MTRHGKNCTAGAVYTYHEKKKDTAASGYGTQNIRLSRDAVKDFDCCCLSLQPCHDPVVTPDGYLYEREAILEYILHQKKEIARQMKAYEKQRGARREEQKELQRAAAQDQVRGFLEKEAAIVSRPLNPFTPKAASGNSPDDARPGSSAGPTSKDKDKDKALPSFWIPSLTPEAKATKLEKPSRIVTCPMSGKPLRMSDLTPVRFTPLDSSVDRVGLITRSERYVCAVTRDSLSNATPCAVLRPSGAVVTLECVEKLIRKDMVDPVNGEKLTDRDIIVLQRGGTGFAGSGVKLQAEKSRPVMQA; this is translated from the exons ATGACGCGGCATGGCAAAAACTGCACAGCCGGAGCCGTCTACACCTACCATGAGAAGAAGAAGGACACAG cGGCCTCGGGCTACGGGACCCAGAATATTCGACTGAGCCGGGATGCTGTCAAGGACTTTGACTGCTGCTGCCTCTCTCTGCAGCCCTGTCATGACCCTGTCGTCAC CCCGGATGGCTACCTGTATGAGCGGGAGGCAATCCTGGAGTACATTTTGCACCAGAAGAAGGAGATCGCCAGGCAGATGAAG GCCTACGAGAAGCAGCGGGGGGCCCGgcgggaggagcagaaagagctgcagcGGGCTGCGGCCCAGGACCAGGTGcggggcttcctggagaaggaggcAGCCATCGTGAGCCGGCCCCTCAACCCCTTCACGCCCAAGGCAGCCTCTGGGAACAGCCCAG ATGATGCCCGACCTGGGTCCAGTGCAGGCCCCACAAGCAAGGACAAGGACAAGGACAAAGCACTGCCCAGCTTCTGGATCCCGTCGCTGACCCCCGAGGCCAAGGCCACCAAGCTGGAGAAGCCT TCGCGCATCGTGACGTGCCCTATGTCCGGGAAGCCACTGCGCATGTCGGACCTGACCCCTGTGCGCTTCACGCCGCTCGACAGCTCCGTGGACCGCGTGGGGCTCATCACACGCAGTGAGCGCTACGTGTGCGCTGTGACCCGCGACAGCCTGAGCAACGCCACGCCTTGCGCCGTGCTGCGGCCCTC TGGGGCTGTGGTCACCCTGGAGTGCGTGGAGAAGCTGATTCGGAAAGACATGGTAGACCCCGTGAATGGGGAGAAGCTGACAGACCGCGACATCATCGTGCTGCAACGG ggcGGTACAGGCTTCGCGGGCTCCGGAGTGAAGCTGCAGGCTGAGAAGTCGAGGCCGGTGATGCAGGCCTGA